One Rhizobiales bacterium GAS188 DNA window includes the following coding sequences:
- a CDS encoding protoheme IX farnesyltransferase codes for MSLASEPHLTSARAGISLASPGDYFALLKPRVMSLVVFTALTGLMLAPSHPHPVIGFISILAIAVGAGAAGCLNMWWDADIDILMSRTRNRPIPAGRVKPKEALGFGLVMSAGSVIVLGLAANWLAAALLAFTIFFYIVVYSMWLKRSTPQNIVIGGAAGALPPMIGFAAATGTVTLESALLFAIIFLWTPPHSWALALFRSDDYARAKVPMLPVVAGRDATRTQILAYTLVLVPVGLLPALLGFAGPAYGLAALLTGAGMIFLAFKLYRQRDDQAADTKATGRKATCTKATCTKATDLAAKKLFAFSILYLTILFGVLLAERVVALILSQVAA; via the coding sequence ATGAGCCTCGCCAGCGAGCCTCACCTCACGAGCGCGCGGGCCGGCATCTCGCTGGCCTCGCCGGGCGATTACTTCGCCCTGCTCAAGCCGCGCGTCATGTCGCTCGTCGTCTTCACGGCGCTGACCGGGTTGATGCTCGCGCCCTCCCATCCACATCCGGTGATCGGCTTCATCTCGATCCTCGCCATCGCGGTCGGAGCGGGCGCGGCCGGCTGTCTCAACATGTGGTGGGACGCCGATATCGACATCCTGATGAGCCGCACCCGCAACCGCCCCATCCCGGCCGGCCGCGTCAAGCCCAAGGAGGCGCTGGGCTTCGGCCTCGTGATGTCGGCAGGCTCGGTGATCGTGCTCGGCCTTGCGGCGAACTGGCTCGCCGCCGCGCTGCTCGCCTTCACCATCTTCTTCTACATCGTGGTCTATTCGATGTGGCTGAAGCGCTCGACGCCGCAGAACATCGTGATCGGAGGAGCCGCGGGCGCCTTGCCGCCGATGATCGGCTTCGCGGCCGCAACCGGCACCGTAACGCTGGAATCGGCCCTGCTCTTCGCCATCATCTTCTTGTGGACGCCCCCGCATAGCTGGGCGCTCGCCTTGTTCCGCTCGGACGATTATGCGCGCGCCAAGGTGCCGATGCTGCCGGTCGTGGCCGGACGGGACGCCACACGCACCCAGATCCTCGCCTACACGCTGGTGCTGGTGCCGGTCGGGCTGCTCCCGGCGCTGCTTGGCTTCGCCGGCCCCGCCTATGGGCTCGCTGCCCTGCTCACCGGAGCCGGCATGATCTTCCTCGCCTTCAAGCTCTACCGCCAGCGCGACGACCAGGCGGCGGACACGAAGGCGACCGGCAGGAAAGCGACCTGTACGAAAGCGACTTGCACGAAAGCGACAGATTTGGCAGCCAAGAAGCTGTTCGCCTTCTCGATCCTTTATCTGACCATCTTGTTCGGCGTGCTGCTCGCCGAGCGCGTCGTGGCCCTCATCCTGTCGCAGGTGGCGGCGTGA
- a CDS encoding cytochrome c oxidase assembly protein subunit 11, with amino-acid sequence MTIMGGDTPSPNRQAPVSRGSRRTAVVAALVPALMLGASFAAVPAYRIFCQATGFAGTPLIATQAPTHSLGQMMVVRFDANVAPGLAWNFAPEAPFVHLRLGETKTVEFRVTNDSDRPAAAVAAFNIQPDLAAQYFNKLSCFCFDETVLKPHETRDLPVVFFVDPALAKDKDIRSLTSLTLSYTFFASKTGKSQITTPQAATASETRVN; translated from the coding sequence ATGACGATCATGGGCGGCGACACCCCCTCCCCGAATCGGCAAGCGCCGGTCTCGCGCGGCTCGCGCCGCACCGCCGTGGTGGCGGCGCTGGTTCCGGCCCTCATGCTCGGCGCCTCCTTCGCGGCGGTGCCCGCTTACCGCATCTTCTGCCAGGCGACCGGCTTTGCCGGCACCCCGCTCATCGCCACCCAGGCGCCAACCCACAGCCTCGGCCAGATGATGGTGGTGCGCTTCGATGCCAATGTGGCGCCGGGCCTCGCCTGGAACTTCGCGCCCGAGGCCCCCTTCGTGCATCTGCGTCTCGGCGAGACGAAGACGGTCGAGTTCCGCGTCACCAATGACAGCGACCGGCCGGCCGCTGCGGTCGCTGCCTTCAACATCCAGCCCGATCTCGCGGCCCAGTATTTCAACAAGCTGAGTTGCTTCTGTTTCGACGAGACCGTGCTGAAGCCGCATGAGACGCGCGACCTGCCTGTCGTTTTCTTCGTCGATCCGGCGCTTGCCAAGGACAAGGACATCAGGTCATTGACCTCGCTCACCTTGTCCTACACATTTTTTGCGTCCAAGACCGGCAAGTCGCAAATAACCACACCCCAAGCCGCGACCGCTTCCGAGACGCGCGTCAACTAG